Genomic DNA from Fimbriimonas ginsengisoli Gsoil 348:
GCATGGCGGGCACCACTTGCTTCACCGGGTATACGACATCGATGCCAGAAGAGCACGATTTGGTCTCAATGGGCGTGGCGGCCGCATTGGCGCGAGAATTGGCGTCGGACGCGAAGGAGTTCGTGCCCGGCCTGTGCCGGGTGCTCCAGCAGGGGCTTCCGGAGTCGACGGAAGTCATTCTCTCCGGAGGATTCCTGTCCCGCAAGACGGTTTCGGGAGTGCGGGTTTCGCTAGGCGACTTCCAATACGAGATCGATTCCGGCGCGAAAGGGCAAATCCGAGCCACCCGAACTCACGTTGTCCGCGGTATCAGCCTTAAAAGCGAGCCGCTCGATATCGAAACATGGATCGAAGAAGTCGGCGCCGCGATCGAGGAGCGAATGAGGTCGAATGCGCGAACCAAGGCCGCGCTTAGCGGCCTCCTCAACCTCTGACCTCCAACCGTTGTAAGATTGAGCAAATGCCATACGAGCCAGGTCAGGTTGAGGGGTTACCGGAATCCGCCAAGCGGCGGCTGCAGAATATGCGGGGCGGGGAAGGGCGGAAGCCGCTCTTTACCAGCGATCTTTCCGTCAACGAATTCGCGCTGATTCGGGAAGCCGGCTTCGATCCGGTCGGCCTGGTCATGGGAAGCTCGATCTACCACATCGGAATTCAGATCGCCAGCTTCTACCAGAACCAGGAGCTCGACGTTCTAAGCCAGGCGATGTACGAAGCGCGGGAGTTCGCCATGACGCGGATGGAGGAGGAGGCCGATCTATTGGGAGCCGACGGAGTCGTCGGCGTGCGCTTGGAAGTCTCGCGCTACGAGTGGGGAGCCTCGATGGCCGAGTTTATGGCGATCGGCACCGCCGTCAAGCACCGCAGCGGTGGAAACTACCGAACGAACGACAAGCGTCCATTCACCTCCGACCTTAGCGGCCAAGACTTCTGGACCTTGCTGCGCACCGGATTTCGGCCGGTTTCCATGGTCATGGGCTCGTGTGTCTACCACGTCGCTCACCAAGGAATCCGGCAGGCGCTGAAGCAGGCGGGCCGGAATATCGAAATGACGAACTACACGCAGGCGCTCTACTACGCCCGGGAGCTGGCGATGTCCAGAATGCAGGCCGAGGCGGAGAGGGAAGGAGCCGCCGGGATCGTCGGAGTCCAAGTCAAGGAGAATAGCCACGGCTGGGACAGCCATGTGATCGAGTATTTCGCGGTCGGAACCGCGGTAACTCCCGACGAAGGGGCGGCCACCTTGCCGGCGCCTACCCCGACGATCTCGCTAAACGGCTAGCGGTTGGCGAGTACTCGCCAACCGCTGCATTGGTCAGATCAGCCCTTTTTGAAGACGATCTTGGCCGCCGGACCGCCGTGGGTCGGTGGGGTCATGGTAATCGTCTTGCCGTCCGCGCTCAAAGTCGCGGTCTGCGGCTCGCCGCCCATTCCGGAAGGCTTCTTCGGCGACTTCAGGGTAATCGTACGGCCGCTCTGCGACCAATCGCCGGTCTGCCCCTTAGAGTTCGCCGGAACCATTCCGCCTTTGGCGTTGATCGTGTAGGTCTTGTTCTTGTTGAAGACGAGGGTGATCGTCATCTTCTTGGCCATCGCCATCATCTGGGTGGCCATCTGGCGCTGCTGAGGCGGAGTGTTGGCGGGCATCGCCGGCATGGACATTTCAAGATGTCCGGACCAGGTACCAACGGGGCTTTGCGCGAGTGCGGAGGTTCCAAGGGCCGCGACCGCGAAGACGACCGCCGAAAACTTGTAGGAAATCATGACGATCCTGTATACCCCTCGTCCCCGCCCATCGTTTCACTGCCGGGAAAAGTAATCGCAGATAGCAAATTTGTCGCCGCTTACGCGTGTAAGTTTTCGCGACTGGTGAAGATGCCTAATTCTTCTGCCAATATCGTATTTCGGCGCGGGTTTGCGCCTGTGAATTGCAATGCCTTTTTGCTATCCGGGTCCGTCGCCCCGCCGCTTCCGTGGTTTTACGCTAGTTGAGCTTCTGGTGGTGATGGCGATTGTCGCGGTGCTCGCCGCGGTTCTCTTCCCGGTCTTTGGCCAAGGTCGAGACGCCGCCAAAAGCGCCGATGACCTCACCAACCTCAAGCAGCTTTCACAGGGCGCGTCGATTTATCTTTTGGACGCAGACGGGGTGTTCGCGCCCGTTGGTTCGCCGGCCTCCGATCTTAGTTGGTCGCCGGCCCGGGACGCGTCCGTAGATGCCTCCGGCAACGCCTGGAACGGCTGGGGACTCCGGTTGGCCCCCTACGTCAAGAGCTACGACGTATTCCGCTCGCCGTATTTTTCCAAGAAGGGGAGCTACACCGGCGCGTGCGCCCACGCCACCGGCATGGACCTGACGAACAATTACGCGATGAACTGGATGCTCGGCAGCGATGGCAGCTTCGGCAGCGGCTCAGACAAGAACGATTCCTTTGCCTGGTCGCCCGATGGGACCCACCGTTTCAGCCGTCCGATGAACAACGTGGAAGTGATGTCGCCCGCAAACACGATCGCATTCATGCTTTCCAGCACGGTGGCCCCTTCCGCTCAGAGTTGGGGTTGCTTGTACTCGACGCTTCAGGCCAGCGACTTTGATAACCAGCTTCAGCAGTACACGCTCTATAACCAAGGTGCGAACCTCGCATTTGCGGACGGGCATGCCAGCTTCTTTGCCGACGAGCGAATGAACCCGGCTTCGAAAGGAAATCCCCGGGCGTGGACGATCTTCCACTTTAAATCCCGAGGAGTCTGGATGGAGCCGACGATGCCGGAAAGCAGCATGGGCTACACCAACCTCGATCCAGACGGCAAATCCGCCGGCGCCCTCTAACGCCTGGCATGGGCTTCCAGCCCATGCGTTTCACGACCATCCTGGCCGTGTAACCGTAGCAACGGCTCCCAGCCGATGATCCCAGGGTGATCCTGGTCGCCTAGATCGGCCCTGTCCTGGATGGTCATCAACAAAATAGATTGACAAAGTAGGTTCACCCGTAGCCCGGGGATTTATCCCCGGTTGAACCTTGAACCGCGGCTAAAGCCACGGGCTACGGGTGAAATCAGATTAGGGAAATGTAAACCAATTTGGCCATGCCCTGGAAGGATATGGGACCCACTGGCAAGATGCCAGTGCCACGTTAGTCGACTTCTTCGGCCGTTATGAGTCTCTTGGCCTTCAACCCTTTTCCGTGGGCGCCGGCGTACTTGGCCGGGTACGGGGTCTGCTTGCCTGCCAACCGCCACAGGGTTCGGTTGAGGCGATCGGCATCGACTTGGTCGGGACGGTCCAATCGCATCGCCGTCTCCTTACCGCCCCGGTTAAGCTCGTCCAAAGGAACGCGGTTCGGCAACGCCGTGTAAGGAGTGAGGTTCGCCACGTTTTGGAAGCAGTCATCCATCGGGTTAGCCTCGGCATCGTTGCGGTTCATTGGCGGCAGACCGAGGATCAGCTCCATCGTGCGGACAACCGAGGTTTGGTTATAGAAGCGTGAAATAGTCGTCGCCCGCTTCGTATAAGGACTTGCAATCAAGCACAGGCTGCGGTGGCCATCGACGTGATCGAATCCGTCCTGCGGATCGTCTTCGATCACAAAAACGACGGTGGAGGGCCAGAAACGGCTGTGGCTGATCGCCTCGATCGAACGTCCCAGGGCCAAATCGTTATCCGCGACGTGTGCCCGCGGGGTTGGGGCGCCCGCGCTGCCTCCGCTCGTGTGGTCTTGAGGAAGGTACAGGATGGTTAGGCGAGGCATCGCGCCTTTCTCCTCCCATTCCTTAAGCCGCCGCACGAAGCGGTCGGCCCTGAGCACGTCCGGAATCCCCAGGTTCCACCCCGGAAAATCGCGATCCGAGACCTCGCGAAGCCGCCGAACTCCGATGTTCTGTTTGAACTTGGGCTGCTCGCCGGCAAGAAAAGCTTGGTAGAGCTGTGTCCATGACCGGTGCGGATCCGGCTCGGCGTAGTCGAATTCGCCGAAGTTGTACACGCTCAGGCCGTGATCCAACGCGCTATCCCATAGGTAGCCGGAATGCGAAGTAGCGAGCGGGTCGTCCCCGAACGGGTAGCTTCGGGTCCAGCCGCCATGGCTTCGCTCGAAGTAAGTCGTTGCGTTCGCCTCCGTCGTCCAAGCGTGGCCGTCCGCGCTGTTGATGCCGTTGCAATAGTAGTTGTCCAAAAGCGCGAACTGCCGGGCGAGGGCGTGGTGGTTCGGGGTGACGTTGTCGCCATACATCACCAGGTCTGGGTCGCCGTCGCCGGTTTTTATGTCCCCAAGGATCTGATCGTAGGTCCGATTCTCCTTAATCACGTAAACCACGTGTTGGAACAGGCTGGGTTCACCCGGACGGCGGGGAACCGGTACGGCGGCAGGTACAGAACGGCGTGGTCCGCTCGAGAGGTCGGAAATCTTGCTAGCGTTGAAAGCCGGCCTTGGGTCGAAGCTTACGCTTCCGGTGAAATCGCCCACGGAACGCTTTGGACTATGCCCGGAACGACTCCCGATCCCTTTCGAAGTGACCACCAGCAAACCATGATCGGCCGCCCTTACGACGGTGGGATACCAGGCGGTGTGAATGGAACCGATCCACCGCCTATCCCTTAGATTGAACGCGGCGACCTTGTCCAGCCCGCTGTAGGCGACGAGCAGGCGATCTCCGTCGACGGCTAAAGAGCTGGGCGCCCCTCCTTCTTGCTTCGAGCCGCGGAATCTTCCCTGAGGCATCATCGAGGCACGATCGAAGGCTACGACATCCGTGCTGTTGGCACAGGCCACCAAGACGTTTCGTCCCTGGAGAACGACCTCCGTCGGCTGAAGCGGAGTCCGCGCCCTCCCCACGACCTCGCCCGACCGCAAATCGATTTTGCATAGAGAACCGAAGGTACCGATCCCCCGCTTATCCACCGGAACGTCGGTCCCCGAGGCAGGCGCGGTTTCGCTGCCGACCGGGGTCCGGATGGACCAGCAGCTTACGAACAGAGCCCCCTTTCCATCTTCTACCAATGAGTAAGGAGCGACGTCGACCTCGATCCGTTTCTCCACGCTGCCGCTGTCGAGGTTCACGATCTGAACCGAGTTATCGCGGTGCACGGCGACGGCCAACTGTCGGTTGTCGACGAAACGTAGCCCGCAAGGGTACGGTGCGCCTCCCGCTTTTGCCGGGGCCAGCTTAATGGGAGAAAGGGGAGTGAGCTTATCCCCGACCCGCGACCAAAGGTAGATCGAGTCGTTAGCGTTAGAGGCGGCGATTGTCTTTCCGCCGGGAGAGGCGGCGATTCCGGTGAGGGAAGCGCCTCCAGGTAGCTTCTCTTCGGCAACCGTCTTGCCGTCGCTCAGGCGGAAAACAGTGATGCCGTCCGAGTGTTTAACGGCGGCGAATCCGCCCGGGAGGACGACCGCGTCCACGCCGCCTCCGGCAATCATTGCCGTCCTGCCGGTGGCAGCGACCGCCCGTCCAGTGGGAACGACGATGCCGTCCCTAGTCTTGTCGCCCACTCGGAGGTCTCTCATAACCACCGTCGTCCCAACCGCGAGGCTTGCCAAGGCCGCCACCGCAAAAGCGATACGCTTCATTCCCCAGACTTTGCCTTATATCGAACGCCGATGGCCACGTAATATCCTGCGTTGGGAGCGTCTTAACTTCAATGCCGATCTTTCAGATTCCCTCCGTCTATCTACCAACGCCGGAGATCTTCTACCAACGGCAGATTCGCCCGGGCGAGGTAACGCGGTATTCGGTCGAGAGCGAGTGGAGCAGCCCGAACGGACACGCGAAGTATTCGTACGAAATGCGGCTGGAGAACGAGAAAGCTGGGCCGGAGAAGCTCCAACGGATCGTCGTAGCGAGGTTGGAAAATCTCCGAGCGCAGATGGATGACCAAGTGGTGAGTCGCCGACTCTTCGGCGTGATCCCCTTCGAGCTCGGACCATCCGGTCCACCACAGAAGCTAAACGGGGGCGGTGCGTTGAACACCTACGTCTACCCGCTCCTAGCCTTTATTCTTCCTTCCTCGCCGCCCGGTCCGGAGGGGACGTTCGAGTTGGCATCCTACATGGTGGAGGGGGTTGGCGCGCTGAAGGTCACGGGATGCGTCATCGGCTTTAGGCCCGAGGGGATGGAGCTCGCCGAGCAGGTCGTCTTTGGCGGGGGCAACTCCGCGCCGGTGATGACGGTTCATTCCTGGTACCGGGTTGGCCGCGGCCAACTACTTCGCGCCGAGGGAACCTATGCCGAGATGTCGGGCACCCTCTCGTTTCGCATCAAAAAGCTTTAGGATCGAAAACCTGCGCTCGATGGATGTCGGGCGGCAGGTTTTCTGTCTGTCAGGGCCGTTGTTCCGCGTCGACCTGCGCCTTCTGGCTGGGGTCGATTTGCGAACCGTCCGGCTTGATCGGCACGTTCGACGGCGCCGGCGCCGCTACCGCCGATCGATCGACCGGCTTCGAAACATCCGGGTCCTCTTTGGCGCCGCAGCCTGCCGCCGCCATGACGGCGGCAGTCAGCAGGATCGGCAGGAATTTACTGCCAGTCACGCGCCCACCCGGGATTTCCCTCGGGAGTGCCACCTCCCAGCAGCGCCCCCCGCCACGCGCCGTTCTCCATGATCACTTTGTTGGAGACCATATTCATCGTGGTGATCGACTTCACGTGGCCATCCGCATAGCCGACATTGGACTTTCGCCCCGTGTGGAACGGAAGTCTCGTCACATTCGCGCCGGCTGCCGCCGACGGGGCCACGACGCCCGTACCGATCTGGTGCGATCCCCAAACGCCGACGTTCTGAATCGCTCCCGTACCGGCCGAGTCGATGTACGCCGGCGGGCGCATGAGCTGCGGGCCATCGGCGATCACGTAGATCTCTGCGGGCCGTCCAAGAGTCGTTGCGTTGGCCGGTTTCGTGTATTGCGTGTCGTTAAACGGCGCAAAGCTTGCGTTGAGCGGGCCCGCGTTGATCTGCGGACAGTTGTGGGTACCGCCCAGCGAATAGTAGTTGTAAGCGTAATTGTTGGTGATAGCACTGGTCGACGACTTGATCGACGGGCACTCCCACACTCCGCTCAGCTTTCCGGTCGCCGGGTCTACGCCGTTCTTGATGTACGGCGCGATTCGGTTGTTATATAGGTAGCCGGTGTCGAACGATCCTCCCCCGTTGATCGGGGTCTCCGTGTTGCACGCATTGGTGGTCCAAGGAACGAAGGTGTCGTCGCTATCTCCCAGATACATTTGGAAGCCAAGGTTGATTTGCTTCAGATTGCTCATGCAGGCGGTCTTCTTAGCCGCCGCTTTCGCTTGGGCGAAAACAGGGAAGAGGATGGCCGCCAGGATCGCGATGATTGCGATCACGACAAGCAGTTCGATGAGGGTAAAGGCTTTACGCATAGAATAAGATCTCCTCGTGGCGTCAATGGCACGCGAAGGCACACGCCCGCGTGCTCGTTCTGATTAGGAAACGAGAACGGCTAAGCTAGCCGGCGGGCAGGGATGCGAGGCGGAAAGCCGCCGTCGACATGGAAGTACTCATATAGGATCGCCAAAACGATCCCGTACTCACCGATCCCGCCCTGAAAAGCGGGACCTCAATGACGTTCGCCAAGGCGGCACTAGCCGCGGGCGTCGCCAGACATATTCGCATTCATGAGGTCCTTGGGCTCCGGCCTACTGAGTTTTCGGTGGCAGGTCCTCAATGGGACATCATACACCGACTTTCATTAACATTGGAAAAAGAAGCGCCGCTGAGAGTTCGGAAGTGAAAAGCTGTTGCCTCAGCACGTTAGGACCTTGTCGCATCTATGCTCGTAATAAAGCTAGGCTGCATTGATTAATGGAGAGATCAAATGGCAAGCGATAACAACATTCCGAAGAATTTCGAAACCCTCGCCCTGCACGGCGGCCAGACGGTGGACCCTGGGACGAAGGCTCGCGCGGTTCCAATCTATCAAACCACGAGCTATGTTTTCGACGACACCTCGCACGCGGCGAGGCTGTTCGCCCTGGAAGAGTTCGGAAATCTTTACACGCGGGTGATGAATCCGACAACCGACGTCTTCGAGCAGCGGATGGCGGCGCTTGAAGGTGGAACCCACGCAGTGGCGACGGCGAGCGGGCAAGCCGCCGAAACCCTCGCTATCACGATGATCGCGGAGGCGGGGGATGAGGTCATTTCCAGCACATCGCTTTATGGAGGCACTTACAACCTGTTTCACTACACTTTGCCCAAATACGGGATCAAAGTGAAGTTCGTCGACCCGAGCGATCCGGAAAACTTCCGCCGGGCGATCACTGATAAGACCAAGTTGATCTATGGCGAGTCGGTCGGGAATCCGCGCCTCGACACCTTCCCGTTCGCGGAAGTCTCCGCTATCGCCAAGCAAGCGGGGATTCCGATCATGATCGACAACACCTTCCCCACGCCGTACTTGCTCAAGCCGTTCGAGCATGGGGCGAACATCGTGGTTCACTCGGCCACGAAGTTCATCGGCGGCCACGGCACTTCCATCGGCGGCGTGGTGATCGACGGAGGAAACTTCGACTGGGGCGCGAGTGGCCGGTTCAAGAACTTCACCGATCCGGATCCGAGCTACCACGGGCTGAAGTTCTGGGAGGTCTTCGGAAACTTCCCCGGGCTCGGAAACGTGGCATTCGGCCTCAAGGCACGGGTCCAGGGACTGCGCGACACGGGTGGCTGCATTTCGCCGTTCAACTCGTTCCTCCTCCTTCAAGGGCTGGAGACGCTTCACCTCCGTATGGAGCGTCACTCGACTAACGGGAAGCGGGTGGCCGAGTTCCTTCAGGGCCACCCGCAGGTGAAGTGGGTGACGTATCCGGGGCTATCGAGCCACCCAGACCATGCAACGGCGGCCAAGTACCACTACCGTGGTCAATACGGGGCAATCATTGGGTTCGGAATCGAAGGAGGATACGATGCGGCGCTCAAGTTCATCGACGGTCTCCAGATCTTCAGCCTGCTCGCCAACGTCGGCGACGCCAAGTCGCTGGTGATCCACCCGGCGAGCACCACGCACCAGCAGCTCTCCGAGGCGGAACAGCAAAGCGCGGGGGTAACCCCCGACTTTATTCGGCTCAGTGTCGGATTGGAGAATGTGGACGACATTTTGGCCGACCTGGATCAGGCCCTCTCGCTGAGTAAGTAGGTGCGGCGCGTCCGGAGCCCCCTCCTCGTCGCACGACGAGTTAGTGGCTTGCCGACCTTGTTCTAGTTGCGATGAGGAGGGGGTTGGGGGGTGGAGAAGTCCGGATCTCAACATCCCTCCCGCCGCCTGGGATTGTTCTGCGACCCTCCGGGTCGGGAATTTGGTGCTTCCGTTCCAGGGGTCTTCGACGCCCTGGCTAAGGTCTTTGACCCGGCGGGTCACTGAGTTCTCCACCCCCAACCCCCTGCTCATCGCACGAACATCGACGAGGAGGGGGCCCGGCGGCTACATCCTGAACATGCTGAATCCGGCCGGCTGGACTGGGGCACTCGCCGCGGCCTCGATTCCCAAAGCGAGAACGCGGCGGGTGTCGACGGGGTCGATGATCCCGTCGTCCCACAGCCTCGCCGTCGAGTAATAGCAACTCGATTCCTCCGCGTACTTGGCCAAAGTCGGCGCCCGGAAGGCGTCCTGCTCGTCCGTCGACATCGTTTCGCCCCGGGCGGCGAGCTGGTCCAGCTTTACGGTGAGCAGGACGTTCGATGCCTGCTCGCCTCCCATCACCGAGATTCGTGCGTTCGGCCACATCCAAAGCTGGCGAGGCTGATAGGCACGACCGCACATGCCGTAATTTCCGGCTCCGTACGAGCCGCCGACGATGACGGTGAACTTCGGCACATTCGCCGTCGAGACCGCGGTCACCAACTTGGCGCCGTTCTTGGCGATCCCTTCGTTTTCATACTTCCGCCCGATCATAAACCCGGTGATGTTTTGGAAGAA
This window encodes:
- a CDS encoding heavy metal-binding domain-containing protein; translation: MPYEPGQVEGLPESAKRRLQNMRGGEGRKPLFTSDLSVNEFALIREAGFDPVGLVMGSSIYHIGIQIASFYQNQELDVLSQAMYEAREFAMTRMEEEADLLGADGVVGVRLEVSRYEWGASMAEFMAIGTAVKHRSGGNYRTNDKRPFTSDLSGQDFWTLLRTGFRPVSMVMGSCVYHVAHQGIRQALKQAGRNIEMTNYTQALYYARELAMSRMQAEAEREGAAGIVGVQVKENSHGWDSHVIEYFAVGTAVTPDEGAATLPAPTPTISLNG
- a CDS encoding type II secretion system protein: MPFCYPGPSPRRFRGFTLVELLVVMAIVAVLAAVLFPVFGQGRDAAKSADDLTNLKQLSQGASIYLLDADGVFAPVGSPASDLSWSPARDASVDASGNAWNGWGLRLAPYVKSYDVFRSPYFSKKGSYTGACAHATGMDLTNNYAMNWMLGSDGSFGSGSDKNDSFAWSPDGTHRFSRPMNNVEVMSPANTIAFMLSSTVAPSAQSWGCLYSTLQASDFDNQLQQYTLYNQGANLAFADGHASFFADERMNPASKGNPRAWTIFHFKSRGVWMEPTMPESSMGYTNLDPDGKSAGAL
- a CDS encoding alkaline phosphatase family protein, whose product is MKRIAFAVAALASLAVGTTVVMRDLRVGDKTRDGIVVPTGRAVAATGRTAMIAGGGVDAVVLPGGFAAVKHSDGITVFRLSDGKTVAEEKLPGGASLTGIAASPGGKTIAASNANDSIYLWSRVGDKLTPLSPIKLAPAKAGGAPYPCGLRFVDNRQLAVAVHRDNSVQIVNLDSGSVEKRIEVDVAPYSLVEDGKGALFVSCWSIRTPVGSETAPASGTDVPVDKRGIGTFGSLCKIDLRSGEVVGRARTPLQPTEVVLQGRNVLVACANSTDVVAFDRASMMPQGRFRGSKQEGGAPSSLAVDGDRLLVAYSGLDKVAAFNLRDRRWIGSIHTAWYPTVVRAADHGLLVVTSKGIGSRSGHSPKRSVGDFTGSVSFDPRPAFNASKISDLSSGPRRSVPAAVPVPRRPGEPSLFQHVVYVIKENRTYDQILGDIKTGDGDPDLVMYGDNVTPNHHALARQFALLDNYYCNGINSADGHAWTTEANATTYFERSHGGWTRSYPFGDDPLATSHSGYLWDSALDHGLSVYNFGEFDYAEPDPHRSWTQLYQAFLAGEQPKFKQNIGVRRLREVSDRDFPGWNLGIPDVLRADRFVRRLKEWEEKGAMPRLTILYLPQDHTSGGSAGAPTPRAHVADNDLALGRSIEAISHSRFWPSTVVFVIEDDPQDGFDHVDGHRSLCLIASPYTKRATTISRFYNQTSVVRTMELILGLPPMNRNDAEANPMDDCFQNVANLTPYTALPNRVPLDELNRGGKETAMRLDRPDQVDADRLNRTLWRLAGKQTPYPAKYAGAHGKGLKAKRLITAEEVD
- a CDS encoding prepilin-type N-terminal cleavage/methylation domain-containing protein — its product is MRKAFTLIELLVVIAIIAILAAILFPVFAQAKAAAKKTACMSNLKQINLGFQMYLGDSDDTFVPWTTNACNTETPINGGGSFDTGYLYNNRIAPYIKNGVDPATGKLSGVWECPSIKSSTSAITNNYAYNYYSLGGTHNCPQINAGPLNASFAPFNDTQYTKPANATTLGRPAEIYVIADGPQLMRPPAYIDSAGTGAIQNVGVWGSHQIGTGVVAPSAAAGANVTRLPFHTGRKSNVGYADGHVKSITTMNMVSNKVIMENGAWRGALLGGGTPEGNPGWARDWQ
- a CDS encoding O-acetylhomoserine aminocarboxypropyltransferase/cysteine synthase family protein, whose protein sequence is MPKNFETLALHGGQTVDPGTKARAVPIYQTTSYVFDDTSHAARLFALEEFGNLYTRVMNPTTDVFEQRMAALEGGTHAVATASGQAAETLAITMIAEAGDEVISSTSLYGGTYNLFHYTLPKYGIKVKFVDPSDPENFRRAITDKTKLIYGESVGNPRLDTFPFAEVSAIAKQAGIPIMIDNTFPTPYLLKPFEHGANIVVHSATKFIGGHGTSIGGVVIDGGNFDWGASGRFKNFTDPDPSYHGLKFWEVFGNFPGLGNVAFGLKARVQGLRDTGGCISPFNSFLLLQGLETLHLRMERHSTNGKRVAEFLQGHPQVKWVTYPGLSSHPDHATAAKYHYRGQYGAIIGFGIEGGYDAALKFIDGLQIFSLLANVGDAKSLVIHPASTTHQQLSEAEQQSAGVTPDFIRLSVGLENVDDILADLDQALSLSK